A genomic window from Agreia sp. COWG includes:
- a CDS encoding TIGR03557 family F420-dependent LLM class oxidoreductase — MSDLSIGYAAMLEQFHPTEAVALSALAEQHGFTGVMAADHFQPWVPQQGQSAFVWEVLAALGERTTGDFGPGVTAPTFRWHPAMVAQASATLGAMYPGRHWLGLGSGEALNEHIVGGYWPEAPERINRMFEAIEIINKLFTASIAGKDVKHSGQFYKLESTRLWTMPPVAPEILVATAGPVTAKRAGRHVDGLITVGAPLSKIEGLFAKFEEGAREAGKDPSTMPRVLQLHMSWAETDEIALVNAMTEWPNGGMKFPKGDIRSPFELEQMAKLVRPEDFEGRLVISSDPDVHRAYIQSFIDLGFDRVYLHNVGRNQKEWIEVFGRDVLPKLHR; from the coding sequence ATGTCTGATCTCTCCATCGGCTACGCCGCCATGCTCGAGCAGTTCCACCCCACCGAGGCAGTCGCACTGTCGGCTCTGGCCGAGCAGCACGGCTTCACGGGCGTGATGGCGGCTGACCACTTTCAACCCTGGGTTCCCCAGCAGGGCCAGAGCGCCTTCGTGTGGGAGGTGCTCGCCGCCCTGGGAGAGCGCACCACCGGCGACTTCGGCCCCGGGGTCACCGCGCCCACGTTCCGCTGGCACCCCGCGATGGTGGCCCAGGCATCCGCGACCCTGGGCGCCATGTACCCGGGTCGGCACTGGCTCGGGCTCGGCTCGGGCGAGGCGCTGAACGAGCACATCGTGGGCGGTTACTGGCCAGAGGCTCCCGAGCGCATCAACCGCATGTTCGAGGCCATCGAGATCATCAACAAGCTCTTCACCGCGTCGATCGCGGGCAAAGACGTGAAGCACTCGGGCCAGTTCTACAAGCTCGAGTCGACTCGCCTGTGGACGATGCCGCCCGTCGCCCCCGAGATTCTCGTGGCCACGGCGGGCCCCGTCACCGCCAAGCGCGCGGGGCGCCACGTCGACGGGCTCATCACCGTCGGGGCTCCGCTGTCGAAGATCGAGGGCCTGTTCGCCAAGTTCGAAGAGGGCGCCCGCGAGGCCGGCAAAGACCCGTCGACCATGCCGCGCGTGCTGCAGCTGCACATGTCGTGGGCAGAGACCGACGAGATCGCCCTGGTCAACGCCATGACCGAGTGGCCGAACGGCGGCATGAAGTTTCCGAAGGGCGACATCCGCTCTCCCTTCGAACTCGAGCAGATGGCCAAGCTGGTGCGCCCCGAGGACTTCGAGGGCCGCCTCGTGATCTCGAGCGACCCCGACGTGCACCGCGCCTACATTCAGAGCTTCATCGACCTGGGCTTCGACCGCGTCTACCTGCACAACGTTGGCCGCAACCAGAAGGAGTGGATCGAGGTCTTCGGCCGCGACGTTCTGCCGAAGCTGCACCGCTAG
- a CDS encoding TIGR03842 family LLM class F420-dependent oxidoreductase — translation MEFGAVLQTNPPASRTVHLAKLAEQHGFEYVWTFDSHLLWQEPYVIYSQILNETHRVKVGPMVTNPATRDWTVTASLYATLNEMYGNRTIMGIGRGDSAVRVTNGSPTTLKSLRESIHVIRELANSRAVEYNGAELRFPWSVGSELDVWVAAYGPLALKLTGEVGDGFILQLADLDIAEWMIKTVRAAAENVGRDPDEIAFCVAAPMYIGDDWQHMRDQCRWFGGMVGNHVADIVSKYGSDSSVPAALTDYIKDREGYDYNEHGRAGNSHTAFVPDEIVDRFCLLGSADDHIEKLKKLKDIGVTQFAGYLQHDNKEETLRVYGETVIPALKEHITAKA, via the coding sequence ATGGAATTCGGTGCAGTACTCCAGACCAACCCGCCCGCCTCGCGCACGGTGCATCTCGCCAAGCTCGCCGAGCAGCACGGCTTCGAATACGTGTGGACGTTCGACTCGCACCTGCTCTGGCAGGAGCCGTACGTCATCTACAGCCAGATCCTCAACGAGACCCACCGCGTGAAGGTGGGGCCCATGGTCACGAACCCGGCCACCCGGGATTGGACCGTGACGGCGTCGCTCTACGCCACGCTCAACGAGATGTACGGCAATCGCACCATCATGGGCATCGGTCGTGGCGACTCGGCGGTGCGCGTCACCAACGGTTCGCCCACGACGCTCAAGTCGCTGCGCGAGTCGATCCACGTCATCCGCGAGCTCGCGAACTCCCGCGCCGTCGAGTACAACGGCGCCGAGCTGCGCTTTCCGTGGAGCGTCGGCAGCGAGCTGGACGTCTGGGTCGCCGCCTACGGTCCGCTCGCCTTGAAGCTCACCGGCGAGGTCGGCGACGGCTTCATCCTGCAGCTGGCCGACCTCGACATCGCCGAGTGGATGATCAAGACCGTGCGCGCGGCAGCAGAGAACGTGGGTCGCGACCCCGACGAGATCGCGTTCTGCGTCGCCGCCCCGATGTACATCGGCGACGACTGGCAGCACATGCGCGACCAGTGCCGCTGGTTCGGCGGCATGGTGGGAAACCACGTGGCGGACATCGTGTCGAAGTACGGCTCCGACTCGTCGGTGCCCGCGGCGCTGACCGATTACATCAAGGATCGCGAGGGCTACGACTACAACGAGCACGGTCGGGCGGGTAACAGCCACACGGCATTCGTGCCGGATGAGATCGTCGACCGCTTCTGCCTGCTCGGCTCGGCCGATGATCACATCGAGAAGCTGAAGAAGCTCAAGGACATCGGGGTCACCCAGTTCGCCGGCTACCTGCAGCACGACAACAAAGAGGAGACCCTCCGCGTCTACGGAGAGACGGTCATCCCCGCTCTCAAAGAGCACATCACGGCCAAGGCATGA
- the hydA gene encoding dihydropyrimidinase gives MATTLITGGTVVSATGRGRADVLIDGETIVAVLEPGSVLLGTDLTSAVDTVIDATGKYVVPGGIDAHTHMQMPFGGTEASDTFETGTRAAAWGGTTTIVDFAIQSYGEKVQDGLAAWHEKAAGNCAIDYGFHQIIGDVNEESLKAMDGLLDEGVSSFKLFMAYPGVLLSNDGQILQAMQKSAATGLMTMMHAENGSAIDVFAQQLVKDGYTEPYYHGVSRPWQMEEEATHRAIMLANLTGAPLYVVHVSAKQAVGQIATARDNGQNVYGETCPQYLYLSLEDNLGAEGFEGAKWVCSTPLRSKHEHHQDELWQALRTNDIQMVSTDHCPFCMKDQKELGVGNFTKIPNGIGSVEHRMDLLYQGVVSGHITLERWVEITSTTPARMFGMYGKKGVIQPGADADILIYDPNGHTSIGYEKTHHMNLDYSAYEGYEIDGHVDTVISRGKVVVDDNQYLGAKGDGRFIKRGLSQYLI, from the coding sequence ATGGCAACGACACTCATCACGGGCGGCACCGTCGTCTCGGCGACGGGCCGCGGCAGGGCCGACGTGCTCATCGATGGCGAGACCATCGTGGCGGTTCTCGAACCGGGCTCGGTGCTGCTCGGCACCGACCTCACCTCGGCCGTCGACACCGTCATCGACGCCACCGGCAAGTACGTGGTTCCCGGCGGAATCGACGCCCACACCCACATGCAGATGCCCTTCGGGGGCACCGAGGCATCCGACACGTTCGAGACCGGAACCCGGGCCGCGGCCTGGGGAGGCACAACGACGATCGTCGACTTCGCCATCCAGTCGTATGGCGAGAAAGTGCAGGATGGCCTGGCGGCGTGGCACGAGAAGGCCGCGGGCAACTGCGCCATCGACTACGGCTTCCATCAGATCATCGGCGATGTGAACGAGGAGTCGCTGAAGGCCATGGACGGTCTGCTCGACGAGGGTGTCTCGAGCTTCAAGCTGTTCATGGCCTACCCCGGCGTGTTGCTGAGCAACGACGGACAGATCCTGCAGGCGATGCAGAAGTCGGCGGCCACCGGGCTGATGACGATGATGCACGCCGAGAACGGCTCGGCCATCGACGTGTTCGCCCAGCAGTTGGTGAAAGACGGCTACACCGAGCCCTACTACCACGGCGTGTCGCGGCCCTGGCAGATGGAGGAGGAGGCGACGCACCGCGCGATCATGCTGGCGAACCTCACCGGGGCCCCGCTCTATGTGGTGCACGTCTCCGCGAAGCAGGCCGTGGGCCAGATCGCCACGGCCAGGGACAACGGTCAGAACGTCTACGGCGAGACCTGCCCGCAGTACCTCTATCTCTCGCTCGAAGACAATCTGGGCGCCGAGGGCTTCGAGGGCGCCAAGTGGGTGTGCTCGACACCTCTGCGATCGAAGCACGAGCACCACCAGGACGAGCTCTGGCAGGCGCTTCGCACCAATGACATCCAGATGGTCTCCACCGATCACTGCCCGTTCTGCATGAAGGACCAGAAGGAGCTGGGCGTCGGCAACTTCACCAAGATCCCCAACGGAATCGGCTCGGTCGAGCACCGCATGGACCTGCTGTACCAGGGCGTCGTCAGCGGTCACATCACGCTCGAGCGCTGGGTGGAGATCACCTCGACGACACCGGCGCGCATGTTCGGCATGTACGGAAAGAAGGGCGTCATCCAGCCCGGAGCCGACGCCGACATCCTCATCTACGACCCGAACGGCCACACGTCGATCGGCTACGAGAAGACGCACCACATGAACCTCGACTACTCGGCCTACGAGGGCTACGAGATCGACGGCCATGTCGACACCGTGATCTCGCGCGGCAAGGTCGTCGTCGACGACAACCAGTACCTGGGTGCCAAGGGCGACGGACGGTTCATCAAGCGCGGCCTCTCGCAGTACCTCATCTAA
- the coaD gene encoding pantetheine-phosphate adenylyltransferase: MTSVAVVPGSFDPVTLGHLDVIERAARLFDEVHVLVVHNPAKTALLPIVNRVQLIEQSIAERQLSGTIVVNSWSVGLLVDYCTEVGARALVKGIRSQVDVAYETPMAIVNRNLAGVETIFLLPDPAHAHVSSSLVRQVSSLGGDISPYVPDVVKRFLDTQ; encoded by the coding sequence ATGACCAGCGTCGCCGTAGTGCCCGGTTCGTTCGACCCCGTGACCCTCGGTCACCTCGATGTGATCGAGCGTGCCGCCAGGCTGTTCGACGAGGTGCACGTTCTCGTCGTGCACAACCCGGCGAAGACCGCGCTGCTGCCCATCGTGAACCGCGTTCAGCTCATCGAACAGTCGATCGCCGAGAGGCAGCTGTCCGGCACCATCGTGGTCAACTCGTGGAGCGTGGGTCTTCTGGTGGACTACTGCACCGAGGTGGGTGCGAGGGCCCTGGTCAAGGGCATCCGGTCTCAGGTCGACGTGGCCTACGAGACGCCCATGGCCATCGTGAACCGCAATCTGGCGGGGGTGGAGACGATCTTTCTGCTGCCCGACCCGGCCCACGCGCACGTGTCGAGCTCGCTCGTGCGGCAGGTGTCGTCGCTCGGCGGCGACATCTCTCCGTACGTTCCCGACGTGGTCAAGCGCTTCCTCGACACGCAATAG
- a CDS encoding transcriptional regulator has translation MSDDARNPLAHPRHRLNELIHQPVRFSIMAALAAADSLDFKDLRDAVQVTDSALSKQLSTLDDAGFVEVKKAFAGKRPRTSLSLAKAGREAWTQHLETLREIAGA, from the coding sequence ATGAGCGACGACGCGCGCAACCCCCTGGCCCACCCGAGACATCGCCTCAACGAGCTCATCCACCAGCCGGTGCGGTTCTCGATCATGGCCGCCCTCGCGGCGGCGGATTCGCTCGACTTCAAAGACCTGCGCGACGCCGTGCAGGTGACAGACTCGGCCCTCAGCAAGCAGCTCAGCACCCTCGACGACGCCGGCTTCGTCGAGGTGAAGAAGGCGTTCGCGGGCAAGCGGCCGCGCACCTCGCTGAGCCTCGCCAAGGCAGGGCGCGAGGCCTGGACACAGCACCTCGAGACCCTGCGCGAGATCGCCGGCGCGTAG
- a CDS encoding nitrilase-related carbon-nitrogen hydrolase: MTVVRSALTQATWTGDKESMIAKHEQFVRDAAAQGVQVICFQELFYGPYFGIIQDAKYYDYAEAADGPTVQRFQALAKEFSMVIVLPIYEEEQPGVLYNTAVVIDADGTVLGKYRKHHIPNLQQFWEKFYFRPGNLGYPVFDTAVGKVGVYICYDRHFPEGWRELGLNGAQIVFNPSATKPGLSNRLWELEQPAAAAANQYFVGANNRIGTETEEFGDEAVTFYGSSYFVDPRGNYVGEVASTDTEEIVVRDLDLDVLREVRNSWQFYRDRRPDSYAATVAP, translated from the coding sequence ATGACCGTAGTACGTTCGGCACTCACCCAGGCGACCTGGACCGGTGACAAGGAATCCATGATCGCCAAGCACGAGCAGTTCGTGCGAGACGCCGCCGCCCAGGGGGTGCAGGTGATCTGCTTCCAGGAGCTGTTCTACGGCCCCTACTTCGGCATCATCCAGGATGCGAAGTACTACGACTACGCCGAGGCCGCCGACGGCCCCACCGTGCAGCGCTTCCAGGCCCTCGCCAAAGAATTCTCCATGGTGATAGTCCTTCCCATCTACGAGGAGGAGCAGCCCGGCGTGCTCTACAACACCGCCGTGGTCATCGACGCCGACGGCACGGTGCTCGGCAAGTACCGCAAGCACCACATCCCGAACCTGCAGCAGTTCTGGGAGAAGTTCTACTTCCGCCCCGGCAACCTGGGCTACCCCGTCTTCGACACCGCGGTCGGCAAGGTCGGCGTCTACATCTGCTACGACCGGCACTTCCCCGAGGGCTGGCGCGAGCTCGGCCTGAACGGCGCACAGATCGTCTTCAACCCGTCGGCCACGAAGCCCGGGCTGTCGAACAGGCTGTGGGAACTCGAGCAGCCGGCCGCCGCCGCCGCCAACCAGTACTTCGTGGGCGCCAACAACCGCATCGGCACCGAGACCGAGGAGTTCGGCGACGAGGCCGTGACGTTCTACGGCAGCTCGTACTTCGTCGACCCGCGCGGCAACTACGTAGGCGAGGTCGCCTCCACCGACACCGAGGAGATCGTCGTGCGCGACCTCGACCTCGACGTGCTGCGCGAGGTGCGCAACTCCTGGCAGTTCTACCGAGACCGCCGCCCCGACTCCTACGCGGCCACGGTCGCACCGTAG
- a CDS encoding ABC transporter permease yields MTRTGSPLARRILFGVLGVLALAGVWELYKALGPATGVMIGDLTVLPRTSDLAMPHVWDMIARLFRPVRSGDDEQMWQAVLAASFFSLGVAAVGWLVGVVVGLLLAIVMQRFRTAESALLPWIVLSQTVPLIAIAPLVKRWGSQIEIGSFSWENWMSVALIASYLAFFPVSIGALRGLASPDANHVELMRTYAVGWWATLVRLRLPASVPYLLPALRLAAANAVIGTVVAEVSIGLRGGIGRMIVDYAAAAGGDPAKPWAPIFGAVVVGLLAAGVVALIGLTLRRYRRGETPA; encoded by the coding sequence ATGACCCGAACCGGCTCTCCGCTCGCTCGCCGGATCCTTTTCGGGGTGCTCGGCGTGCTGGCGTTGGCCGGCGTCTGGGAGCTCTACAAGGCGCTCGGCCCCGCCACCGGCGTGATGATCGGCGACCTGACCGTGCTTCCGCGCACCAGCGACCTGGCCATGCCGCACGTGTGGGACATGATCGCGCGGCTGTTCCGGCCGGTGCGCTCGGGCGACGACGAGCAGATGTGGCAAGCGGTCCTGGCCGCCTCGTTCTTCAGCCTGGGCGTGGCCGCGGTCGGCTGGCTGGTCGGCGTGGTCGTCGGCCTCTTGCTGGCCATCGTGATGCAGCGCTTTCGCACGGCCGAGTCGGCACTGCTGCCCTGGATCGTGCTGAGCCAGACGGTGCCGCTGATCGCGATCGCGCCCTTGGTGAAGCGCTGGGGTTCCCAGATCGAGATCGGCTCGTTCAGCTGGGAGAACTGGATGTCGGTGGCGCTCATCGCGTCGTATCTCGCCTTCTTCCCGGTGTCGATCGGTGCCCTGCGCGGCCTCGCCTCGCCCGACGCGAACCACGTGGAGCTCATGCGCACCTACGCGGTGGGCTGGTGGGCCACGCTCGTTCGACTGCGGCTGCCGGCCAGCGTTCCCTATCTGCTGCCGGCGCTGCGGCTGGCCGCGGCCAACGCGGTGATCGGCACCGTGGTGGCCGAGGTCTCGATCGGGCTGCGCGGCGGCATCGGTCGCATGATCGTGGACTATGCCGCCGCGGCCGGGGGAGACCCCGCCAAGCCGTGGGCACCTATCTTCGGGGCCGTCGTCGTCGGCCTCCTGGCCGCGGGCGTCGTCGCCCTCATCGGCCTCACCCTGCGCCGCTACCGACGAGGAGAGACTCCCGCATGA
- a CDS encoding coenzyme F420-0:L-glutamate ligase produces the protein MNTGAAAELSVYGVPGIPEITPGDDLAGLIGAALDARGLVLEDGDILVVTSKIVSKAEGRIVAAADRESAITAETVRVVASRAYPGGMTRIVENRQGIVQAAAGVDASNTPAGTVLLLPEDPDASAREICASVREASGAQIGVIVSDTLGRAWREGQVDAAVGAAGVLVIDDLRGSTDTFGQTLSVTQAAVGDELASATDLVKGKASGMPVALVRGLGRLVTASLDTPARALVRPPQGDMFRLGTDEAMAEGYAEGQAAGYAAGHLSGYARGAADALAVRRIPTRPSRVRLRRHVR, from the coding sequence GTGAATACCGGCGCCGCCGCCGAGCTCAGCGTCTACGGCGTGCCCGGCATCCCCGAGATCACGCCGGGCGACGACCTCGCGGGCCTGATCGGCGCGGCGCTGGATGCCCGGGGCCTCGTTCTCGAAGACGGCGACATTCTCGTGGTCACCTCGAAGATCGTCTCGAAGGCCGAGGGGCGCATCGTCGCGGCCGCAGACAGGGAGTCCGCGATCACGGCCGAGACCGTGCGCGTCGTGGCGTCGCGCGCGTACCCGGGCGGGATGACTCGCATCGTCGAGAACCGCCAGGGCATCGTGCAGGCGGCCGCGGGCGTCGACGCCAGCAACACTCCCGCCGGCACCGTGCTGCTGCTACCCGAAGACCCGGATGCGTCGGCTCGCGAGATCTGCGCCTCGGTGCGCGAGGCATCCGGTGCGCAGATCGGCGTCATCGTGTCGGACACCCTCGGCCGGGCGTGGCGCGAGGGCCAGGTCGACGCGGCCGTCGGCGCGGCGGGGGTGCTCGTCATCGACGACCTGCGTGGCAGCACCGACACGTTCGGCCAGACCCTGTCGGTGACCCAGGCCGCCGTCGGCGACGAGCTCGCATCGGCGACCGACCTCGTGAAGGGCAAGGCCTCCGGCATGCCGGTGGCACTGGTGCGCGGCCTCGGCAGGCTCGTCACGGCGTCGCTCGACACGCCGGCCCGGGCGCTCGTCCGACCGCCGCAGGGGGACATGTTCCGCCTCGGCACCGACGAGGCGATGGCGGAGGGATACGCAGAGGGGCAGGCCGCGGGATACGCCGCCGGCCACCTCTCGGGCTATGCGCGGGGCGCAGCGGATGCGCTCGCCGTGCGTCGCATCCCGACCCGCCCGTCGCGAGTGCGGCTGAGACGGCACGTGCGATGA
- the cofD gene encoding 2-phospho-L-lactate transferase: MKIAVLAGGVGGAKFLRGLRHHLTTIHPDGDGGHTDEVTAIVNTGDDVWLTGLKVCPDLDSIMYSLAGANDEVRGWGRAGESERVSAELTAFGVGWPWFTLGDLDLGTHIARSHHLREGVSLTEATARIQARWPAIGVRLLPVTDADVPTFVAVEENGMQTQIHFEEWWVKHRAALTAEAFVQRGIEASGITDEARDAILSADVVLIAPSNPVVSIGTILGIPGVSDALAATEAPVVGVSPIIEGSAVRGMAAACLTAIGVGTTAEAVGLHYGSRADGGILDAWLVDKEDADAVPALHAAGIRSRAVPLWMLDDATSGVLAAVALETARDISA; encoded by the coding sequence GTGAAAATCGCCGTACTCGCGGGAGGTGTCGGCGGGGCCAAGTTCCTGCGGGGACTCCGCCACCACCTGACCACCATCCACCCCGACGGCGACGGCGGCCACACCGACGAGGTGACCGCGATCGTGAACACCGGCGACGATGTGTGGCTCACCGGCCTCAAGGTCTGCCCCGATCTCGACTCCATCATGTACTCGCTCGCGGGGGCCAACGACGAGGTGCGCGGCTGGGGTCGCGCCGGCGAGAGCGAGCGGGTCAGCGCGGAACTCACCGCGTTCGGCGTCGGCTGGCCCTGGTTCACGCTCGGCGATCTCGACCTCGGCACCCACATCGCCCGGTCACACCACCTGCGCGAGGGGGTGAGCCTCACCGAGGCGACCGCGCGCATCCAGGCCCGCTGGCCCGCCATCGGCGTGCGCCTGCTGCCGGTGACCGACGCGGATGTTCCCACCTTCGTCGCCGTCGAAGAGAACGGCATGCAGACGCAGATCCACTTCGAGGAGTGGTGGGTGAAGCATCGGGCAGCGCTCACGGCAGAGGCATTCGTGCAGCGCGGCATCGAGGCGTCCGGCATCACTGACGAGGCCCGCGACGCGATCCTCAGCGCCGACGTCGTTCTCATCGCTCCGTCGAATCCGGTCGTCTCGATCGGCACCATTCTCGGCATCCCCGGCGTGAGCGACGCACTGGCAGCGACAGAGGCTCCCGTCGTCGGCGTCTCCCCCATCATCGAGGGCTCTGCCGTGCGCGGAATGGCCGCAGCGTGCCTCACGGCGATCGGGGTCGGCACCACAGCCGAGGCCGTCGGACTGCACTACGGCTCGCGTGCCGACGGCGGCATTCTCGACGCCTGGCTCGTCGACAAAGAAGATGCCGATGCCGTGCCCGCCCTGCACGCCGCAGGCATCAGGTCACGCGCGGTGCCGCTCTGGATGCTCGACGACGCCACGTCGGGCGTTCTCGCCGCGGTCGCGCTCGAGACCGCGAGAGACATCTCGGCGTAG
- the cofC gene encoding 2-phospho-L-lactate guanylyltransferase, whose amino-acid sequence MSPDGEWVVVMPVKGTSGSKSRLLGGLADSDLDEGQRAELALALALDAVDAARASLSVVRVVVVTSDEVSERFEALGALVRRDPGTGLNAAFTRGIRAAMELNPGRPVAAMMTDLAAVRPRDVTAALDLAAQHALGMLTDKDGTGTTFISALSPRDLTPRFGLGSARRHREAGHVELDLARGDRMRHDIDTADDLTAARELGLGPRARAVLGG is encoded by the coding sequence ATGAGCCCCGACGGCGAATGGGTGGTCGTGATGCCCGTGAAGGGCACCTCGGGGTCGAAGAGCCGGCTGCTCGGCGGCCTGGCCGATTCCGACCTCGACGAGGGGCAGCGAGCAGAGCTCGCCCTCGCTCTGGCGCTCGACGCTGTCGACGCGGCGCGGGCGTCCCTGAGCGTCGTGCGGGTCGTCGTGGTCACGAGCGACGAGGTCTCCGAGCGCTTCGAGGCGCTGGGCGCCCTGGTGCGGCGCGACCCGGGAACGGGGCTGAACGCGGCGTTCACCCGGGGCATCCGGGCGGCCATGGAGCTGAACCCCGGACGCCCCGTCGCCGCCATGATGACCGATCTGGCGGCGGTCAGACCGCGCGACGTGACGGCGGCCCTCGACCTGGCCGCTCAGCATGCGCTGGGCATGCTCACCGACAAAGACGGCACGGGCACGACGTTCATCTCGGCGCTCTCGCCCCGCGATCTCACGCCGCGCTTCGGGCTCGGCTCGGCCCGGAGGCACCGCGAGGCCGGGCACGTCGAGCTCGACCTGGCGCGGGGCGACCGCATGCGCCACGACATCGACACGGCAGACGACCTGACGGCCGCGCGGGAACTCGGGCTGGGGCCGCGGGCCCGGGCCGTTCTCGGGGGCTGA
- a CDS encoding aminotransferase class I/II-fold pyridoxal phosphate-dependent enzyme: MIDLIVATVESRSPEGIAAGISRLIRGGALGAGDRLPTVRDLAAALGVSPATVSSAWQALGRVGLIASRGRAGSFVLEASTAWMPPHFGELAGSHVTARLDLSTGTPDPELLPDLALALGQVPTRADTASYLDMRVLPDLERTLRSSWPFVPQALTILDGALDAISRCLEVVARYGDRVVVEDPGFPAFLDLLDQLGVEAIPVAVDGEGMRPDLLATALDANPAAIIIQPRAQNPTGVSLTAKRARELARVIRSKSHLTDPVVIEDDHSGEITTAPAFSLGEWLPNRTLHVRSFAKSHGPDLRIGALGGPTSIVDRVVSRRMLGPGWTSRMLQTILFQLLTAAPSVTQISEARRVYHARQKALSEALVRHGAEHTPSDGINTWLRVADERAAIVSLAASGIRVAAGSTFYAVPREAEQFVRITVGRVHDDFDQIGALLARAARAD; this comes from the coding sequence GTGATCGACCTCATCGTCGCGACGGTCGAGTCCCGCAGCCCGGAGGGAATCGCCGCGGGCATCTCCCGCCTGATCCGCGGCGGCGCGCTGGGTGCGGGCGACAGGCTTCCGACCGTCCGAGACCTCGCTGCCGCCCTCGGCGTGAGCCCTGCCACGGTGAGCAGTGCGTGGCAGGCGCTGGGCAGAGTCGGGCTCATCGCTTCCCGGGGCAGGGCGGGCAGCTTCGTGCTCGAGGCGTCGACCGCCTGGATGCCACCGCACTTCGGCGAGCTCGCGGGCTCCCACGTGACGGCGCGGCTCGATCTCTCGACGGGCACACCTGATCCGGAGCTGTTGCCCGATCTCGCCCTCGCCCTCGGCCAGGTACCCACCCGCGCCGACACCGCCAGCTATCTCGACATGCGCGTGCTGCCCGATCTCGAGCGCACGCTCCGCTCCTCGTGGCCGTTCGTGCCGCAGGCGCTCACCATTCTCGACGGGGCATTGGATGCGATCAGTCGCTGCCTCGAGGTCGTCGCGCGCTACGGAGACAGGGTCGTCGTCGAAGACCCCGGATTCCCTGCGTTCCTCGACCTGCTCGACCAGCTCGGGGTCGAGGCCATCCCCGTCGCGGTCGACGGCGAGGGCATGAGGCCCGACCTTCTCGCGACCGCGCTCGATGCGAATCCCGCGGCCATCATCATCCAGCCCCGTGCGCAGAACCCCACGGGAGTCTCGTTGACCGCCAAGCGCGCGCGTGAATTGGCGCGGGTCATCCGGTCGAAGTCGCACCTGACCGACCCCGTGGTGATCGAGGACGACCACTCGGGCGAGATCACGACCGCGCCCGCGTTCAGCCTCGGCGAGTGGCTGCCGAACCGCACCCTGCACGTGCGCAGCTTCGCCAAGTCGCACGGTCCCGATCTGCGCATCGGCGCGTTGGGCGGCCCTACCTCCATCGTCGACAGGGTCGTGTCACGCCGCATGCTCGGCCCCGGCTGGACCTCGCGCATGCTGCAGACGATCCTGTTCCAGCTGCTCACCGCGGCGCCCAGTGTGACCCAGATCTCCGAGGCACGACGGGTCTATCACGCGAGGCAGAAGGCCCTGTCGGAGGCGTTGGTGCGGCACGGCGCCGAGCACACCCCCTCCGACGGCATCAACACCTGGCTGCGCGTCGCCGACGAGCGCGCCGCGATCGTGTCGCTCGCCGCGAGCGGCATCAGGGTCGCAGCGGGCAGCACGTTCTACGCGGTACCGCGAGAGGCCGAACAGTTCGTGCGTATCACCGTGGGCCGGGTGCACGACGACTTCGACCAGATCGGCGCGCTGCTCGCGCGCGCGGCCCGCGCCGACTGA